In the Streptomyces sp. SJL17-4 genome, TTCTCGACCCAGGCGAGGGTCTGCTCCGGGTCGATGTCGCCGACGACCGACAGCACCGCGTTGTTCGGGGCGTAGTACGTGCGGAAGAAGTTCCGCGCGTCCTCCAGGGTGGCCGCGTCCAGGTCGGCCATCGAACCGATCGGCGTGTGGTGGTACGGGTGCCCCTCCGGGTAGGCCAGGGCGGTCAGCCTCTCGAAGGCCGTGCCGTACGGCACGTTGTCGTAGCGCTGGCGGCGCTCGTTCTTGACGACGTCCCGCTGGTTCTCCATGGACTCGTCGTCCAGGGCGGCGAGCAGCGAGCCCATGCGGTCGGCCTCCAGCCAGAGCGCGAGCTCCAGCTGGTGCGTGGGCATGGTCTCGAAGTAGTTGGTGCGCTCGAAGCTCGTCGTGCCGTTGAGCGAGCCGCCGGCGCCCTGCACGAGCTCGAAGTGCCCGTTCCCGTGGACCTGCTTCGAGCCCTGGAACATCAGGTGCTCGAAGAGGTGGGCGAGGCCCGTGCGGCCCGGGACCTCGTGCCGCGAGCCGACGTCGTACCAGAGGCAGACCGCGGCGACCGGGGTCAGGTGGTCCTCCGAGAGCACCACACGCAGGCCGTTCGCCAACCGGTGCTCGGTCGCTGTCAGGCCGCCGGAGCCGGCCTCGGCCGTGGCCGTGTGACCCATGGGCATGTACGTCCCTTCGATCGCGATGTGAAAAAGTCCTGCCACTGTATGCAAGCGCGCCGACACCTGGCGAAGTTCCCGCCCCCCGGAGATGTCCCTCTTCCGGGTCGCGGTCGGCGCTGTCGGTGGCACGGTCCACAATGGTCCGCGTCAGATCAACCTTGTTGGTGAAGGAGCCGCAGCCGCGATGGCCCGCCGCAGCACGAAGACACCGCCGCCGGACGACGCGTTCGAGGAGCGAATCCTCGACATCGACGTTGTCGACGAGATGCAGGGCTCCTTCCTCGAGTACGCGTACTCGGTGATCTACTCGCGTGCCCTCCCGGACGCCCGTGACGGCATGAAGCCCGTCCAGCGACGCATCGTCTACCAGATGGGCGAGATGGGGCTCCGCCCCGACCGCGGCTTCGTCAAGTGCGCCCGCGTCGTCGGCGAGGTGATGGGCAAGCTGCACCCGCACGGCGACGCGTCCATCTACGACGCCATGGTCCGCATGGCGCAGCCGTTCTCCATGCGCCTCCCCCTCGTCGACGGACACGGCAACTTCGGTTCCCTGGGCAACGACGACCCGCCGGCCGCCATGCGGTACACCGAGTCGCGGATGGCCCCGGCCGCGCTGCTCATGACCGAGTCCATCGACGAGGACACGGTCGACTTCGCGCCGAACTACGACGGCCAGGAGCGGGAGCCGGTGGCGCTGCCCGCCGCGTACCCGAACCTGCTGGTCAACGGCGCGTCCGGCATCGCGGTCGGCATGGCGACCAACATGCCCCCGCACAACCTCGGCGAGGTCATCGCCGCCGCCCGCCATCTGATCCGCCACCCGGGCGCCGACCTCGAGACGCTGATGCGTTTCGTGCCCGGACCCGACCTGCCGACCGGCGGCCGGATCGTCGGCCTCTCCGGCATCAAGGACGCGTACGAATCGGGCCGCGGCTCGTTCAAGATCCGCGCCACCACGAGCGTGGAGACGGTGACGGCGCGCCGCAAGGGCATCGTCGTGACCGAGCTGCCGTTCACGGTCGGCCCCGAGAAGGTCATCTCCAAGATCAAGGACCTGGTCGGTTCCAAGAAGCTCCAGGGCATCGCCGACGTCAAGGACCTGACCGACCGCAACCACGGCCTGCGCCTGGTCATCGAGATCAAGAACGGCTTCGTGCCCGAGGCGGTCCTGGAGCAGCTCTACAAGCTGACGCCGATGGAGGAGTCCTTCGGCATCAACAACGTGGCACTGGTCGACGGCCAGCCGCTGACCCTCGGCCTCAAGGAACTCCTGGAGGTCTACCTCGACCACCGCTTCGAGGTCGTCCGGCGCCGCTCCGAGTTCCGCCGCACCAAGAAGCGCGACCGGCTCCACCTGGTGGAGGGCCTGCTCGTCGCCCTGCTCGACATCGACGAGGTCATCCGGCTGATCCGGGAGAGCGAGAACTCGGCGCAGGCCAAGGAGCGCCTGATCGAGCGCTACTCGCTCAGCGAGACCCAGACGCAGTACATCCTGGACACCCCGCTGCGCCGCCTCACCAGGTTCGACCGGATCGAGCTGGAGACCGAGCAGGACCGGCTCAACGGCGAGATCGACGAACTGACCGGGATCCTCGACTCCGACGCGGAGCTGCGCAAGCTGGTCTCGGCGGAACTGGCCGCGGTCGCCAAGAAGTTCGCCACGGACCGGCGTACGGTCCTGCTGGAGTCGGCGGGCGCGCCCGTCGCGGCCGTCTCCCTGGAGGTCGCGGACGACCCGTGCCGCGTGCTGCTCTCCTCGACCGGGCTGCTCGCCCGTACGGCGACGGCGGAGCTGCCCCCGGTCGACCCGGACGCCAAGCGCGTCAAGCACGACGTGATCCTGTCGTCGGTGGCCGCCACCCAGCGCGGTGACATCGGCGCGGTGACCTCGGACGGCCGACTGCTCCGGATCGCGGTGATCGACCTGCCGCAGCTCCCGGACACGGCGTCCGCGCCGAACCTGGCGGGCGGCGCGCCGCTGTCCGAGTTCCTGTCCCTGGAGGCGGACGAGACCGTGGTCTGCCTGACCACGCTCGACGAGTCCTCACCGGGGCTCGCCCTCGGCACGCTCCAGGGCGTGGTGAAGCGCGTGGTCCCGGACTATCCGGCGAACAAGGACGAGCTGGAGGTCATCACCCTCAAGGAGGGCGACCGGATCGTCGGCGCGACCGAGCTGCGGACGGGCGAGGAGGACCTGGTCTTCATCACCTCCGACGCCCAGCTCCTGCGCTACCCGGCCGCGCAGGTACGGCCCCAGGGCCGACCGGCCGGCGGTATGGCGGGCGTCAAGCTGGCGGACGGCGCCGAGGTGATCTCGTTCACGGCGGTCGACCCGGCGGCGGACGCCGTCGTCTTCACCGTCGCGGGCTCCACGGGCACGCTCGACTCCTCGGCGGGTACGTCGGCGAAGCTGACGCCCTTCGACCAGTACCCGCGCAAGGGCCGCGCGACCGGCGGCGTCCGCTGCCAGCGCTTCCTGAAGGGCGAGGACGTCCTGATCCTGGCCTGGGCGGGCACCACCCCGGCCCACGCCGCCCAGAAGACCGGCACCCCGGTGGAACTCCCGGACGTCGACCCCCGCCGCGACGGCTCGGGCACCCCGCTCCCCCACCCGGTGGACGTGGTGGCGAGCCCGGCGGTCTGACCCGGCACGACGGTTGGAACCGGTGGATCAGGGCGTGCTCTGATCCACCGGACGGCCGCTGGTCGTGCTCCGGTCGGTCGTCTGCTTCGGTCAGTGGATCCGGTGCTCCGTCCAGAAGGGGCCGAGGTCCGTGGACGTCGCGGCCTGGGCCGCGCGCTTGAAGTCCGCGGTGGTGGCGACGCCCAGCCAGTGGTCCCGCACGTACCCGCGCAGCATGCCCGCCATCTCCCGGCCGCCCAGGAGGCGTTCCAGATCGCTCAGGGCACAGGCTCCCCGGACGTAGACGACGCGGACGTACTCGGAGCGGTGACCGTCCCCGTAGTAGCCCATGGTCCGCGTGAGGGCGGCCGTGTCACTGGGCCACGCGCCCTGGTCCTCCCAGCACGTGGTGGTGTCCTCCCGGCGGTACAGCCGGCTCGCGTACTGGGCGAAGGCCTCGTCGAGCCAGGGCTCCGCGAACTGGTCGTTGCCGACGACTCCGTAGAACCACTGGTGGGCGATCTCGTGGACGGCTCCCGATTCCTCCGGTTCGGTCCACAGCAGGACGAGGCCCGGGAACTCCATGCTGCCGAAGTCGTCGAGGGTGTCGCTCATGACGAGGTCGAGCTCGCCGTACGGATAGCGCCCGAACCGCTTCCCGAACTCGTCGACCGAGCCGACGGACTCCTTCAGCGCGTTCGTGACGCCCTCGGGGGTGGTGGTGCCGGTCCAGTACGCGTTCAGCCTGACGCCGCCGGGCGTGGTCACCGTCTTGGACCGGAAGGGGCCCGCCGCCCACGCGAAGTCCCGCACCCCGCGCGCGACGCTGGTCGTGACCGTGCGGCCGGGGGCGCCCGGGTGCCGGGTGGTGGTGCCGGTCGCGGGCACCACGAGACCGCGGGGGTGGTCGAGGGCGACCCGGAAGTCCCCGGCGAGGGTGTGGAAGCTCTCGCCGAAGCCGACGTCCGGGTCGAGGTGCCGACCCCGCTCGTCGCGGACGGACAGCAGCGGCAGCGCGTTGCCGAGGTAGCGGTGCGCGCCGTCCCTGCCGAAGCGGTGGACGCGGTCCGGGACGGTGATCGAGACGTCGAAGGAGACGCTGGCCCGCGCCCCGTACGGCAGGGGTGCGGGCAGGTCGATCCGCAGCGCGGTGCAGCCGACGGTGGGCAGGTGCGGGGTGCCTCCGGCGACCCCGCTCACCCGGACCGGAGGCGGACCGTCCGGGGTTCCGCAGCCGACGGTGCCGTTGCCCCACAGCCGTACGTCGACCGAAGCGAGCGGAGTACGGGCGGCATTGCGGAAGGACACCGTCTGGCGGCCGGTCCAGTGCGAGCCGTCGGCGTCAGTACGCAGCGACACGTCGTACGAGGGGCGGTCCGGCGTCGCCACCGTCCGCGCGGGGGGCGGGGAGCCTCCGGGGTCCTGCGCGGCGGCCGTCTGGGGGGCGAGCAGCAGGACGGCCGTGAGAGCGAGCAGCGGCGCCCGCCAACCACTGAACGAGGTCATGACGGGCACGCTAGGACGCCCGTACGCCCGGACGGGCGGGTTCCGGGCCACTGACGGGACTCCCCCACCGCAGGGCTCGCCGCCACGCGGAGCCCGGCCGAAGCCCTACTCGGAGGTCTCCGGCCCGTCCTCGCTCCGCTGTACGTACCGCAGGACGCCCCACATGCTCTGCTCGTCGGGGACGTCCTGCGGCCCGTGCTGCTCGCACTCCACGAGTTCCTTGCGCAGGCCGGCCGCGTCGACGCCGGAGCCGATCAGGACGAGCTGGGTGAGCCGCTCCTCGCCGTCGGGCCATCGCTCGGGGTAGAAGCGCAGGAAACGGCCGACCGCGTGCACGGCGTAGCGGTTGTCCGGATCGGCGGCGCCGAAGTCGATGAAGCCCTTGATCCGGTAGAGCCCCTCGGGCCGCGCGTCGAGGAAGGCCATCAGCCGACGCGGGTCGAGCGGGGCGGCAGCGGTCAGGGAGACGGTCTCGTACGACGTGTGGGTGTGCGCCCGCGGGTCACCGTCCCCGTCCCCGCCCCCGTCCCCGTCCCCGTCTCCGTACAGGATGTCCTCGATGGACATCTGCCCCTCGATCTCGTCCTCCGGGACCACCCGGTCGAAGAGCAGCTCCGGGTCGATCCGTCCGTGCGTGGCGTCGACGATCACGGCCTTCCCGGCGAGACCACCGACCGTCTCGCGTACGGCGAGCAGCTCGGCCGCGGAGACCCGGTCGGTCTTGTTCACGACCACGAGGTCGGCGATCGGCAGGTGCCGGTCGGTCTCGGGGTGCCGCTCCCGGGTGGCGGAGAACTCGGCCGCGTCGACGACCTGCACGAGCCCGCCGTACACGATCCGCTCGTTCTCGCTGGCGAGGACCATCCGGACCAGTTCCTGAGGCTCGGCGAGGCCGCTCGCCTCGATCACGATCACGTCGAGCCGCGACTCGGGGCGGGTGAGGACCTCCAGGTACTCGTCGAGCTCGCTCGCGTCGACGGCGCAGCACAGGCAGCCGTTGCCGAGGGAGACGGTGGAGCCGACCTGCCCGGCGATTCTCATCGCGTCGATGCCGATGTCGCCGAAGTCGTTGACCATGACGCCGATACGGGTCCCCCGGGAGCTGCGCAGCAGATGGTTGAGGAGCGTGGTCTTCCCGGCCCCGAGGAACCCGGCCAGGACGACGACGGGGATCTGCTGCGTGGTCAAGGGACGTGCCTCCGGTTCCTTCGGGTCCCACGGCTGTGGGATCCCCAGAATAGGTTTCCGCACCGACACCCGTGCCGACGCCATTTCCGGTGCCGGGGCGTGGCCCCGTACCGTTTCCGCCATGAGCCCCGCACAGACCAGCCCCCCGCGCCCGCGTGCGCGCCGTCGGCGGTTCGGCTGGCCGCAGCGGGTGTTCTCGCAGGTCCTGCTGATGCAGCTGGCCATCGCGACCGGTGTGACCGTCCTCGCCACCGGGCTCTTCCTCGCCCCGCTCAGCGCCCAGCTCGACGACCAGGCGATGCGGCGCGCCCTGGCCATCGCGGGGACCACGGCGTCACCCCGGCTGGCCGCGGACCTCACCGGCACGCGGCCGTCGGCGCGGGGTCCGGTGCAGACGGAGGCCGAGCGGATCCGGACCTCCACGGGCGCCGAGTACGTCGTCGTCATGGACACCCGCGGGGTGCGCTGGTCGCACACCGATCCCGCGGAGATCGGCCGGCGCGTCTCCACCGATCCGACCGACGTCCTCGCCGGGCACGAGGTGATGGAGATCGACAGCGGCACCCTGGGCCGCTCGGCGCGCGGCAAGACGCCGCTGCGGGACGCGGACGGGCGGATCGTCGGCGCGGTCTCGGTCGGCATCGAGTACGACAGCGTCCGCGAACGGCTCCTCGCCGCGATCCCGGGCCTCCTCGCCTACGCGGGCGGGGCGCTCGCGGCCGGTGCCCTGGCCGCGTACCTGATCTCCCGGCGTCTTCAGCGGCAGACCCACGACCTGGCCTTCTCCGACATCTCCGCGCTCCTCGCCGAACGCGAGGCCATGCTGCACGGCATCCGCGAGGGGGTCGTGGCGCTGGACCGCAACGGCTCGGTCCGGCTCATGAACGACGAGGCCCAGCGGCTGCTGGGCCTCGGCCCCGAGGCGGCGGGACGACCGCTCGACGAGGTCCTCGGCCGCGGCCGTACCGCCGACGTCCTGGCGGGCCGGGTGACCGGCGAGGACCTGCTCACCGTCCGCGGGCACCGGGTGCTGATCGCCAACCGGATGCCGACCGACGACGGCGGCGCCGTGGCGACCCTCCGCGACCGCACCGAGCTGGAGCGGCTCGGGCGCGAGCTGGATTCCACCCGTGGCCTGATCGACGCCCTGCGCGCCCAGGATCACGAGCACGCCAACCGGATGCACACCCTCCTGGGGCTCCTGGAGCTGGAGATGCACGAGGAGGCGGTCGAGTTCGTCACCGAGGTGGTCGGTGTGCACCGGGCCACCGCCGAGCAGGTCACGGAGAAGGTCCACGACCCGCTCCTCGCGGCGCTCCTGGTCGGCAAGGCGACCGTCGCCGCCGAGCGGGGCGCCTCGCTGCGGCTCGCCCCCGACTCGCTGCTGCCGGACCGGCTCGTCGACCCGCGCGAACTGGTCACCGTCGTCGGCAATCTGGTCGACAACGCCCTGGACGCCGTCGCGGGCACCCCGGGAGCCCGTATCGACGTCTCGTTCCGCACCGAGGGACGTACGGTCGTGCTGCGGGTCACGGACAGCGGCCCGGGGGTTCCCGAGGAGCGCCGCGAGCTGATCTTCACCGAGGGCTGGTCGACGAAGGCGCTTCCGTCGCACGGGAAGCGCGGCCTCGGTCTCGCCCTGGTACGCCGGCTCGCCGAGCGCCGGGGCGGCACCGCGCGGGTGGCCGACGGGCTCGACGGGGGCGCGGAGTTCACGATCGTCCTCCCGGACGCCCTGACCGAGCCCGAGCCGGAGCCGGACCTGGCCGCGGAGGCCGATCCGGACCTGGCTGTACGGGCGCCCGAGCCCGAGCCGGACCTGACGGCACGGAGGCCGGATGCCGAGCCGGACGCGGCTCTCCGCGGGCCTGGTCCGGAGCCCGTCGAGGAGGCCCGATGATCGACGTCCTCGTCGTCGACGACGACGTGCTGGTGGCCCGCATCAACGCCGCCTACGTCGCCAAGGTGCCCGGCTTCCGCGTCGCCGCCACCGCCCACTCGACCGCCGAGGCGCTCGCCGCCCTGGACGAGCAGCCGGTGGACCTGATCCTCCTGGACCACTACCTGCCCGACCAGAACGGCCTGGCCG is a window encoding:
- a CDS encoding sensor histidine kinase, with translation MSPAQTSPPRPRARRRRFGWPQRVFSQVLLMQLAIATGVTVLATGLFLAPLSAQLDDQAMRRALAIAGTTASPRLAADLTGTRPSARGPVQTEAERIRTSTGAEYVVVMDTRGVRWSHTDPAEIGRRVSTDPTDVLAGHEVMEIDSGTLGRSARGKTPLRDADGRIVGAVSVGIEYDSVRERLLAAIPGLLAYAGGALAAGALAAYLISRRLQRQTHDLAFSDISALLAEREAMLHGIREGVVALDRNGSVRLMNDEAQRLLGLGPEAAGRPLDEVLGRGRTADVLAGRVTGEDLLTVRGHRVLIANRMPTDDGGAVATLRDRTELERLGRELDSTRGLIDALRAQDHEHANRMHTLLGLLELEMHEEAVEFVTEVVGVHRATAEQVTEKVHDPLLAALLVGKATVAAERGASLRLAPDSLLPDRLVDPRELVTVVGNLVDNALDAVAGTPGARIDVSFRTEGRTVVLRVTDSGPGVPEERRELIFTEGWSTKALPSHGKRGLGLALVRRLAERRGGTARVADGLDGGAEFTIVLPDALTEPEPEPDLAAEADPDLAVRAPEPEPDLTARRPDAEPDAALRGPGPEPVEEAR
- a CDS encoding GTP-binding protein, which codes for MTTQQIPVVVLAGFLGAGKTTLLNHLLRSSRGTRIGVMVNDFGDIGIDAMRIAGQVGSTVSLGNGCLCCAVDASELDEYLEVLTRPESRLDVIVIEASGLAEPQELVRMVLASENERIVYGGLVQVVDAAEFSATRERHPETDRHLPIADLVVVNKTDRVSAAELLAVRETVGGLAGKAVIVDATHGRIDPELLFDRVVPEDEIEGQMSIEDILYGDGDGDGGGDGDGDPRAHTHTSYETVSLTAAAPLDPRRLMAFLDARPEGLYRIKGFIDFGAADPDNRYAVHAVGRFLRFYPERWPDGEERLTQLVLIGSGVDAAGLRKELVECEQHGPQDVPDEQSMWGVLRYVQRSEDGPETSE
- a CDS encoding DNA topoisomerase IV subunit A; the encoded protein is MARRSTKTPPPDDAFEERILDIDVVDEMQGSFLEYAYSVIYSRALPDARDGMKPVQRRIVYQMGEMGLRPDRGFVKCARVVGEVMGKLHPHGDASIYDAMVRMAQPFSMRLPLVDGHGNFGSLGNDDPPAAMRYTESRMAPAALLMTESIDEDTVDFAPNYDGQEREPVALPAAYPNLLVNGASGIAVGMATNMPPHNLGEVIAAARHLIRHPGADLETLMRFVPGPDLPTGGRIVGLSGIKDAYESGRGSFKIRATTSVETVTARRKGIVVTELPFTVGPEKVISKIKDLVGSKKLQGIADVKDLTDRNHGLRLVIEIKNGFVPEAVLEQLYKLTPMEESFGINNVALVDGQPLTLGLKELLEVYLDHRFEVVRRRSEFRRTKKRDRLHLVEGLLVALLDIDEVIRLIRESENSAQAKERLIERYSLSETQTQYILDTPLRRLTRFDRIELETEQDRLNGEIDELTGILDSDAELRKLVSAELAAVAKKFATDRRTVLLESAGAPVAAVSLEVADDPCRVLLSSTGLLARTATAELPPVDPDAKRVKHDVILSSVAATQRGDIGAVTSDGRLLRIAVIDLPQLPDTASAPNLAGGAPLSEFLSLEADETVVCLTTLDESSPGLALGTLQGVVKRVVPDYPANKDELEVITLKEGDRIVGATELRTGEEDLVFITSDAQLLRYPAAQVRPQGRPAGGMAGVKLADGAEVISFTAVDPAADAVVFTVAGSTGTLDSSAGTSAKLTPFDQYPRKGRATGGVRCQRFLKGEDVLILAWAGTTPAHAAQKTGTPVELPDVDPRRDGSGTPLPHPVDVVASPAV
- a CDS encoding M1 family metallopeptidase, which produces MTSFSGWRAPLLALTAVLLLAPQTAAAQDPGGSPPPARTVATPDRPSYDVSLRTDADGSHWTGRQTVSFRNAARTPLASVDVRLWGNGTVGCGTPDGPPPVRVSGVAGGTPHLPTVGCTALRIDLPAPLPYGARASVSFDVSITVPDRVHRFGRDGAHRYLGNALPLLSVRDERGRHLDPDVGFGESFHTLAGDFRVALDHPRGLVVPATGTTTRHPGAPGRTVTTSVARGVRDFAWAAGPFRSKTVTTPGGVRLNAYWTGTTTPEGVTNALKESVGSVDEFGKRFGRYPYGELDLVMSDTLDDFGSMEFPGLVLLWTEPEESGAVHEIAHQWFYGVVGNDQFAEPWLDEAFAQYASRLYRREDTTTCWEDQGAWPSDTAALTRTMGYYGDGHRSEYVRVVYVRGACALSDLERLLGGREMAGMLRGYVRDHWLGVATTADFKRAAQAATSTDLGPFWTEHRIH